From Triticum urartu cultivar G1812 chromosome 2, Tu2.1, whole genome shotgun sequence, a single genomic window includes:
- the LOC125541673 gene encoding uncharacterized protein LOC125541673, with protein sequence MSGISLAVAPRSDPDNGAERQPSSAMLGGVMGSLRVIELQLVAFIMVFSMSGLVPLIDLAFPVVTTLYLLALSRLAFPSLHSKLDDEAAAAHSAASQEIFRGSKLFQVYVVMGTTVGLFLPLAHVLGGFARGDDAAVRSATPHLFLLSCQILTENIVGSLGVFSPPLRALVPLLYTVRRVFVIVDWVYEVWTNKLITRTAPVQDKAWVWFGRYLAVANLVYFSTNLFVFLIPKFLPRAFEKYFHTRDEVYAKTAEDKRARDLSSLDDDGAAKSEVSKKAD encoded by the exons ATGTCGGGAATATCGCTGGCAGTGGCGCCGCGGTCTGACCCGGACAACGGGGCGGAGCGGCAGCCGTCGTCGGCGATGCTCGGGGGCGTCATGGGCTCGCTCCGCGTCATCGAGCTCCAGCTCGTCGccttcatcatggtcttctcgaTGTCAGGCCTCGTCCCGCTCATCGACCTCGCCTTCCCGGTCGTCACCACCCTCTACCTCCTCGCCCTCTCCCGCCTCGCCTTCCCTTCGCTCCACAGCAAGCTCGACgacgaagccgccgccgcccactcCGCCGCGTCCCAGGAGATCTTCCGCGGAAGCAA GCTGTTTCAGGTGTATGTGGTGATGGGCACCACGGTGGGGCTGTTCCTGCCGCTGGCGCACGTCCTGGGCGGGTTCGCGCGCGGCGACGACGCCGCCGTGCGCTCCGCGACGCCACACCTGTTCCTGCTCTCGTGCCAGATCCTCACGGAGAACATCGTGGGCTCGCTCGGCGTCTTCTCGCCGCCGCTGAGGGCACTGGTGCCGCTTCTCTACACGGTGCGCCGCGTCTTCGTCATCGTCGACTGGGTCTACGAAGTGTGGACCAACAAGCTCATCACCCGCACCGCCCCCGTTCAG GATAAGGCCTGGGTGTGGTTCGGCAGGTACCTCGCGGTGGCGAACTTGGTCTACTTCTCCACCAACCTGTTCGTCTTCCTCATCCCCAAGTTTCTCCCCCGCGCGTTCGAGAAGTACTTCCACACGCGCGACGAGGTGTACGCCAAGACGGCGGAGGACAAGCGAGCAAGGGATCTGTCCTCGCTCGATGATGACGGTGCGGCAAAATCGGAGGTCTCCAAGAAGGCCGACTGA